Proteins from one Mesotoga infera genomic window:
- a CDS encoding aldehyde ferredoxin oxidoreductase N-terminal domain-containing protein produces MILNIDLNKKSSNKEEYRHFVAGRTLSSRLIAKYVQPDIHPLSQKNVLVICPASFAGTPVPNSNRLSIGAKSPLTGGIKESNIGGRVPDLIARSGIRAITVSGALEELSVLIIDKGNCRFEKAPELKGLMNYELFEKLYEKYGKNVGILGIGPAGENKLINSTISGNDLEGHASRHAGRGGMGAVMGSKNIKAIIFLEPGSPMIMPPEDTKKEFLKVSRDFAQRIIKSKVNMTLFSNLSLVSYINRLGALPIRNYRESSSEEALALSGENIVDELKSRGGRMGHACSKGCVVRCSNIIHDKNGEYVTSGFEYESIVMLGSNLGIFNFDKVVPLERFCDEFGLDTIETGASFAVAAEAGLAEFGNAESFSALTHEIRSLSPFGRLLASGSGLLGKVFGITRVPAIKNQSMAAYDPRGLKGTGTTYATSTMGADHTAGNVFPAVSKVDVRNGEGQVAESLYRQIMYTAFDIFLCIYVGATEENLDTIATLVNLFYNEQITKEDIFEIAKSTITLEMKFNEACGLNSRHNLMPEFFIEEEDSRGNKYDVPNSELRAAPEILKGLEIRK; encoded by the coding sequence ATGATTTTAAATATTGATCTGAACAAAAAATCTTCAAACAAAGAAGAATACAGACACTTTGTTGCAGGAAGAACTCTTTCATCAAGGCTCATAGCTAAATATGTCCAACCAGACATACATCCACTCAGTCAAAAGAACGTACTTGTAATATGTCCGGCTTCGTTTGCAGGAACTCCAGTGCCGAATTCAAATAGGCTTTCAATTGGTGCGAAGAGTCCTCTTACAGGAGGAATAAAGGAATCGAACATAGGAGGGAGAGTTCCTGATCTGATTGCTAGAAGTGGTATAAGAGCAATAACAGTTTCTGGCGCACTTGAAGAACTGTCAGTATTGATAATAGACAAAGGAAACTGCAGATTCGAAAAAGCTCCTGAGCTAAAGGGTCTTATGAACTACGAACTGTTTGAGAAGCTTTACGAGAAATATGGAAAAAATGTCGGCATACTTGGAATAGGACCTGCCGGTGAAAATAAGTTGATTAACTCCACCATTTCGGGCAACGATCTTGAAGGGCATGCTTCTCGTCATGCAGGCAGAGGGGGAATGGGAGCTGTCATGGGAAGCAAGAACATAAAAGCCATTATTTTCTTGGAACCAGGCTCTCCTATGATTATGCCTCCTGAAGATACAAAAAAAGAATTCCTCAAAGTATCTAGGGATTTCGCGCAAAGAATAATAAAGAGCAAGGTGAACATGACCTTATTCAGTAATCTTTCTCTAGTGAGTTATATTAACAGACTCGGAGCCCTTCCAATCAGAAATTATAGAGAGTCATCTTCAGAAGAAGCTCTAGCGTTGTCCGGCGAGAATATCGTTGATGAACTGAAATCGAGAGGAGGAAGGATGGGGCATGCCTGCTCCAAAGGTTGTGTGGTTCGATGTTCAAACATTATTCATGACAAGAATGGAGAATATGTTACTTCGGGATTCGAGTATGAATCAATAGTAATGTTAGGTTCTAATTTAGGAATCTTCAACTTCGATAAAGTGGTACCGCTTGAAAGATTTTGCGACGAGTTTGGCCTTGATACAATTGAGACAGGTGCCTCATTTGCAGTAGCAGCGGAAGCTGGACTCGCAGAATTTGGTAATGCTGAAAGCTTTAGCGCCCTAACGCATGAGATTAGATCTCTCTCTCCTTTTGGAAGACTTCTTGCTTCTGGGTCAGGCCTACTGGGAAAAGTATTCGGCATAACAAGAGTTCCAGCTATCAAAAACCAATCCATGGCCGCTTATGACCCAAGAGGTCTTAAGGGTACAGGAACAACCTATGCTACTTCAACAATGGGTGCTGATCATACAGCTGGAAACGTTTTTCCAGCAGTTAGCAAAGTGGACGTTAGAAATGGAGAGGGCCAAGTTGCGGAGTCTTTATATAGACAAATAATGTACACAGCTTTTGATATATTTCTCTGCATATATGTAGGTGCTACAGAAGAAAACCTTGATACTATTGCAACTTTGGTGAATCTCTTTTACAATGAGCAAATAACTAAAGAAGATATCTTCGAAATTGCCAAGAGTACTATCACTCTTGAGATGAAATTCAACGAGGCCTGTGGATTGAATTCCAGACACAATTTAATGCCGGAGTTTTTTATTGAAGAAGAAGACAGTCGTGGTAACAAGTATGATGTACCAAATTCTGAGCTTCGAGCAGCACCAGAGATACTGAAAGGACTTGAAATCAGAAAGTGA
- a CDS encoding class II aldolase/adducin family protein → MFEAEKKELIEYGIKVFKSGLVHGTGGNLSMRVGENGDMYLITPSGIDYEQIVPDDIVLIDMNGKVIEGKRRPSIEHGMHREIYKKRKDVNAIIHTHSLYSTALSITRQPLPQIESSVVLMRGQIEVADYARHGSMELAMNVVNALGDRKAVLMANHGQLAADESLAKALKTCVSVEHCAQIYILARSVGQVYPISPEKCDELREYIKTSYGQK, encoded by the coding sequence ATGTTTGAAGCAGAAAAGAAAGAACTAATCGAGTACGGAATAAAGGTCTTCAAGAGTGGTCTGGTACACGGTACGGGTGGCAACCTGAGCATGCGAGTAGGAGAGAACGGTGATATGTACCTGATAACTCCAAGTGGTATTGACTACGAACAGATAGTACCGGATGATATCGTGCTGATTGACATGAATGGGAAAGTAATTGAAGGGAAAAGAAGACCATCCATTGAACATGGTATGCACAGAGAAATCTACAAAAAAAGAAAGGATGTTAATGCCATAATCCATACTCATTCACTTTACTCAACGGCTCTCTCAATAACAAGGCAACCTTTGCCCCAAATTGAGTCAAGTGTTGTTCTAATGAGAGGGCAAATCGAAGTTGCCGACTATGCAAGGCATGGTAGTATGGAGCTTGCCATGAATGTTGTGAATGCGCTTGGAGACAGGAAGGCGGTTCTAATGGCAAATCATGGCCAACTTGCAGCAGATGAATCTCTTGCTAAGGCATTGAAAACTTGTGTTAGTGTCGAACATTGTGCTCAAATATATATTCTAGCAAGAAGCGTTGGCCAAGTGTATCCAATATCTCCTGAAAAATGTGACGAATTGAGAGAGTACATCAAAACCTCTTACGGACAAAAGTAA
- a CDS encoding non-canonical purine NTP pyrophosphatase: protein MELIYATTNISKIEYMRRMLDGLGIDILAPDRDIALPEVPEEGDTPAENAYLKAQAYYEAIGRPLFSCDSGLYIQGLDEKRQPDPRVRRVNGRELSDEEMIEYYSKLVKELGGMARASYRNAICLIIDHEKVITYDGEDLAESFLLVDKPHAIRKPGFPLDSLSVEIGSGEYFVELYEKGMINSNGCDAGFRKFFTNLSHNFR, encoded by the coding sequence ATGGAACTGATATATGCGACTACCAACATAAGCAAAATAGAATATATGCGAAGAATGCTAGACGGTCTGGGGATCGATATACTCGCGCCGGACAGGGATATCGCGCTCCCGGAGGTACCCGAGGAAGGCGACACCCCGGCTGAAAATGCGTACTTAAAGGCTCAAGCGTATTATGAAGCGATCGGAAGACCTCTCTTTTCATGCGATTCAGGTCTCTACATACAGGGTCTAGATGAGAAGAGACAACCCGACCCGAGAGTCAGAAGAGTCAACGGCAGAGAATTGAGCGACGAAGAAATGATTGAGTATTACTCGAAACTCGTCAAGGAGCTCGGAGGAATGGCGAGGGCGAGTTACAGAAACGCGATCTGCCTTATTATTGATCATGAGAAAGTCATAACTTACGATGGGGAAGACCTGGCCGAGAGTTTCCTTCTCGTCGATAAGCCACACGCGATAAGAAAACCCGGCTTTCCCCTCGACTCTCTATCGGTAGAAATCGGCAGCGGCGAGTACTTCGTCGAGCTCTATGAAAAGGGAATGATCAACAGCAATGGTTGCGATGCGGGTTTCAGGAAGTTCTTCACTAACTTAAGCCACAACTTCAGATAA
- a CDS encoding DUF1254 domain-containing protein, translated as MSQCKNLITLVILCLFLFSSPIANATELTTDFEQAKEIAKQAYIFAYPMLEDFKTMFIQAIDPGLFSMFYHKRELRGPDYREVVRPNNDSIYSRLWLDLRSEPVVVSIPAVEDRYYSFEMIDMYTHNFAYVGTRTTGTGARTFVISGPFWHGDTPSGVDDVFRSEGNFVLCLVRISVNMQVEGDLEKVLVIQDEHEIQSLSSYLGEEAPPAADPAIFPTYDKTKAESAEFISYFNFLLGQLQIHPSEKELIERFGKIGIGPNLPFDVNAMPSGIREAVEEGIKEALEIIQNPEEMVGISKNGWNLSIFGNREEMQGEYELRAVAAYRSLYGNSLEEAYCPNGLVDEDGDAFDGSKFKYVLSFNSDEVPAVEPKGFWSITMYGEDQFLVANEINRYSIGDRTDMKYGEDGSLVIYIQHESPGADKESNWLPAPDGIFSLTMRIYLPSWEVRDPVHCLVPVKKSGAVDSGGKP; from the coding sequence GTGTCGCAATGCAAGAATCTGATCACGCTTGTCATTCTCTGTCTCTTCCTGTTTTCTTCTCCAATTGCAAACGCAACGGAACTGACAACCGATTTCGAGCAAGCAAAGGAAATCGCTAAGCAGGCCTACATCTTTGCTTATCCAATGTTGGAGGATTTCAAAACCATGTTCATCCAGGCGATCGATCCCGGGCTATTCAGCATGTTCTATCACAAAAGGGAGCTTCGCGGACCTGATTACAGAGAAGTTGTCCGGCCGAATAACGACAGCATCTATTCCAGGCTCTGGCTAGACCTTAGATCGGAGCCTGTTGTTGTAAGCATACCGGCAGTAGAGGACCGTTATTACTCATTCGAGATGATCGACATGTACACACATAACTTTGCCTACGTTGGCACAAGAACCACCGGAACGGGTGCGAGAACATTCGTGATATCCGGCCCTTTCTGGCATGGTGACACGCCTTCCGGAGTCGATGACGTCTTCCGCAGCGAGGGCAATTTTGTCCTGTGCCTGGTTCGGATTTCGGTCAACATGCAAGTCGAAGGCGACCTTGAGAAGGTTTTGGTAATACAGGATGAGCATGAGATTCAATCTCTCAGTTCGTATCTTGGGGAAGAGGCTCCGCCGGCGGCAGACCCCGCTATCTTCCCGACCTATGACAAGACGAAGGCTGAATCCGCGGAGTTTATCTCATATTTCAATTTCCTTCTGGGCCAGCTGCAAATACACCCAAGTGAGAAGGAGCTGATAGAGCGGTTCGGCAAGATAGGCATTGGTCCGAACCTCCCATTCGATGTCAATGCTATGCCATCAGGCATAAGAGAGGCAGTGGAGGAAGGGATCAAGGAAGCTCTGGAGATAATTCAGAACCCGGAAGAAATGGTGGGAATATCGAAAAACGGCTGGAATCTGAGTATCTTCGGCAATCGAGAAGAAATGCAGGGAGAGTATGAACTGCGGGCAGTGGCGGCTTATCGCAGCCTGTACGGGAACAGCCTTGAAGAAGCATATTGCCCAAATGGGCTGGTAGATGAAGACGGAGATGCTTTTGATGGATCGAAATTCAAGTACGTTCTCTCGTTCAATAGCGATGAGGTTCCGGCAGTTGAACCAAAAGGATTCTGGTCAATCACGATGTACGGCGAAGATCAATTCCTGGTTGCCAATGAGATAAATCGCTATTCGATAGGCGATCGTACAGATATGAAGTATGGGGAGGACGGTTCGCTGGTTATCTATATTCAGCATGAGTCGCCAGGCGCAGACAAGGAATCTAATTGGCTTCCCGCTCCCGATGGAATCTTCTCACTCACCATGAGAATATATCTTCCTTCATGGGAAGTGCGGGATCCTGTTCATTGTCTGGTTCCAGTGAAGAAATCTGGAGCTGTCGATAGTGGCGGCAAACCGTGA
- a CDS encoding alpha/beta fold hydrolase: MKAKIKFLPLLLAMIALFVTSAFATKQYTVVKGDTLWSIARRYGVDWTEIASFNGIENEYSLKVGTILKIPHSFSEQTVLITNGDHEIPAVVCMPDGDGPFPAVVMLHGTGSNKDEAGGGYLLTAPALAKAGIASIRFDFIGNGDSKADYINYNFTSAVSDTNAAFDYMAGLKSIDPNRIGVMGWSQGGTIAMLAAGHNRSFRSVVCWAGAPDLKLIGTAENYEIAKANGYYELTFDWRPSLKLGLQWFEEVYNTDVLQVFSNSSAPVLAINGAMDTVVDPVNAQRIVDASSNKNSRVLLIEGADHTFNIFTGDMTAFNKLIAATVDWFADTL; the protein is encoded by the coding sequence ATGAAAGCGAAAATTAAGTTCCTGCCATTGCTTCTGGCAATGATCGCGTTGTTTGTTACCAGCGCTTTTGCAACAAAGCAGTACACCGTCGTTAAGGGCGACACCCTGTGGAGCATCGCCCGGAGGTACGGCGTGGACTGGACGGAAATCGCATCCTTCAACGGTATCGAGAACGAGTACTCCCTGAAGGTGGGGACGATTCTGAAGATTCCCCATAGCTTTTCGGAACAGACCGTTCTGATCACAAACGGCGACCACGAAATTCCGGCGGTCGTGTGCATGCCTGACGGAGACGGTCCCTTCCCGGCAGTCGTAATGCTTCATGGAACGGGTTCGAACAAGGACGAAGCGGGCGGAGGCTATCTTTTGACAGCGCCGGCCCTTGCAAAAGCGGGGATCGCCAGCATTCGTTTCGATTTCATCGGCAACGGTGACAGCAAGGCCGACTACATAAACTACAACTTCACGTCGGCCGTATCCGACACCAACGCGGCATTCGATTATATGGCCGGACTGAAAAGTATCGACCCCAACCGCATCGGTGTTATGGGCTGGAGCCAGGGCGGAACGATTGCCATGCTGGCCGCCGGCCATAACCGCTCCTTCCGGTCGGTAGTCTGCTGGGCAGGCGCCCCCGATCTCAAGTTGATAGGAACGGCCGAGAACTATGAAATCGCCAAAGCCAACGGCTATTACGAACTCACCTTCGACTGGCGCCCGTCGTTGAAGCTCGGTCTTCAGTGGTTCGAAGAAGTGTATAACACTGATGTTTTGCAGGTCTTCTCTAATTCCTCCGCCCCCGTGCTGGCTATCAACGGTGCAATGGACACCGTGGTCGATCCAGTCAACGCACAGCGCATAGTCGATGCGTCCAGTAACAAAAACTCCAGAGTACTCCTGATAGAAGGCGCGGACCATACGTTCAACATCTTCACCGGCGACATGACGGCTTTCAACAAACTCATCGCCGCGACTGTTGACTGGTTCGCAGATACTCTCTGA
- a CDS encoding formylglycine-generating enzyme family protein — protein MPTEAEWEYAARGGNKTEGYKYAGSDNVGDVAWYKDNSGRQPQEVGKKAPNELGIYDMSGNVWEWCSDWYGDYSSSAQTNPYNSTAGSGRGVRGGSWDDDASNARVANRDCLLRVGKPEPHNTAYRIR, from the coding sequence TTGCCGACAGAAGCCGAATGGGAATACGCGGCCAGAGGCGGAAACAAAACTGAGGGATACAAGTACGCAGGGAGCGATAACGTCGGTGATGTTGCCTGGTACAAAGACAATTCAGGGAGACAACCCCAGGAAGTTGGGAAGAAGGCGCCGAACGAGCTTGGAATATACGATATGTCGGGTAACGTGTGGGAATGGTGCAGCGACTGGTATGGAGATTACTCCAGTTCTGCGCAGACTAATCCGTACAACAGTACAGCTGGTTCCGGCCGGGGGGTGCGTGGTGGTAGCTGGGACGACGATGCGTCGAACGCACGTGTGGCGAATCGCGACTGCCTTCTGCGAGTTGGAAAGCCCGAACCACACAACACCGCCTATCGGATCAGGTAG
- a CDS encoding flavodoxin family protein: MKAVVFNGSPRMERGFTSRLLSPLLKGIQSVGCDTELFYTSTISPRPCSCGTMHCWDKEPGICCINDSLQPIYQKIKESEILILAAPVYIPLPGEMQNLINRLCPMIDPVLAIVDGRTRAKMRAGWKTEKIVLISTGGWWEKENFDTLIRIVREIAENANIVFSGAIIRPHVHLMFDRGKPTDEGKEILLKVEEAGQELVRKGTIDDALLNFISRPLVSHQRFIETWNS, encoded by the coding sequence ATGAAAGCAGTTGTCTTCAATGGTAGCCCAAGGATGGAAAGAGGCTTCACTTCAAGACTGTTATCTCCGCTCCTGAAAGGAATTCAAAGTGTGGGATGTGATACCGAACTCTTCTATACCAGCACTATTTCACCACGACCTTGTAGTTGCGGGACTATGCACTGCTGGGACAAAGAACCGGGAATCTGTTGCATAAATGATAGTTTGCAGCCGATTTATCAGAAGATCAAAGAATCTGAGATTCTCATTCTGGCTGCTCCGGTTTACATTCCTCTGCCGGGAGAGATGCAGAATCTCATAAACAGGCTATGTCCTATGATAGATCCAGTGCTTGCCATTGTCGATGGCAGGACGAGAGCAAAGATGAGAGCCGGATGGAAGACGGAGAAGATTGTGCTGATATCCACAGGCGGCTGGTGGGAAAAGGAAAATTTCGACACTCTCATAAGAATCGTGCGTGAAATCGCGGAAAATGCGAACATAGTGTTTTCCGGAGCGATAATCAGGCCGCATGTTCACCTAATGTTTGACAGGGGAAAGCCAACAGATGAGGGGAAAGAGATACTCCTCAAAGTCGAGGAGGCGGGTCAAGAACTTGTGAGAAAAGGGACAATAGATGATGCTCTTCTAAACTTCATTAGCCGGCCGCTCGTCTCTCATCAGAGATTCATCGAAACCTGGAACAGTTGA
- a CDS encoding DMT family transporter produces the protein MTVQSFLTKKITVIPLTIVISILWGSAFPVIKLIYSELGVESVSVPARIFLASLRFLIASAILLCISLLAFRNQLLVKKELVPRIIVLGFFQTILQYIFLYVGMANTTGSKGSILTSTLNFFLIIICHFYYKDDKINLTKFIGLIIGFSGIALANWDEGMSWTFKMNGEFLLILVGLVSAIGYFMAKEISREANPIIVTTWQMIVGSLILLLIGLVFMKPGDILHISEKGWLLILYSGAISSIIFPLWYSVLKYNKAGEITVYKFIVPLAGTLISSLIVPGEVIPPALPAALFLVAIGIMIVNYHRKASKDKEAVT, from the coding sequence ATGACTGTACAATCATTCTTAACTAAGAAGATCACTGTCATCCCTCTTACAATAGTGATATCAATTCTTTGGGGAAGCGCCTTTCCAGTTATAAAACTGATTTATTCAGAGTTGGGAGTCGAGTCTGTTTCGGTGCCAGCGAGAATATTTCTTGCAAGTTTACGATTTCTTATAGCTTCCGCAATTCTCCTTTGTATTAGTCTTCTTGCGTTTCGAAATCAACTTCTAGTTAAAAAGGAGCTTGTCCCAAGGATTATAGTGTTAGGATTCTTCCAAACCATTCTGCAGTACATTTTTCTATACGTTGGAATGGCGAACACAACAGGTTCGAAGGGATCAATACTCACTTCGACTCTCAACTTTTTTCTCATCATAATCTGCCACTTCTATTATAAAGACGACAAAATCAATCTCACAAAATTCATAGGACTTATTATTGGTTTCTCGGGTATAGCTCTTGCAAATTGGGATGAAGGAATGAGTTGGACCTTCAAAATGAACGGAGAGTTTCTACTTATCCTTGTTGGACTTGTGTCGGCTATAGGTTACTTTATGGCAAAGGAGATATCTAGAGAAGCGAATCCCATTATTGTAACTACCTGGCAAATGATTGTGGGCTCCCTAATTCTTCTATTAATTGGGCTGGTTTTCATGAAACCTGGTGACATTTTACATATATCAGAAAAAGGTTGGTTACTCATACTTTATTCGGGAGCAATTTCCTCGATAATCTTCCCGCTTTGGTATTCTGTCCTTAAATATAACAAAGCGGGTGAAATCACAGTATACAAGTTCATAGTGCCCTTAGCGGGAACTTTGATTTCATCATTGATTGTTCCGGGTGAAGTAATACCCCCTGCACTACCTGCCGCTCTGTTTCTAGTCGCAATAGGGATAATGATTGTAAACTACCATCGTAAGGCTTCGAAAGATAAGGAGGCTGTTACATGA
- a CDS encoding helix-turn-helix domain-containing protein, with product MTGFDKLKANLMKNSEFAAIYNEKKPLRNFIDELIELRVEKGMTQKDLSELTGISVPNISRIESGKQNLSYKMMYKLVSALGGKIALTPKADNYIKLSEEASEMLTELSQQADTTPEEFLNSLIEKAAKDSTAAGVKG from the coding sequence ATGACAGGATTCGATAAACTCAAGGCTAATCTTATGAAGAATTCGGAGTTTGCAGCAATTTATAATGAGAAGAAACCACTGAGAAACTTCATAGATGAACTGATCGAACTCAGAGTCGAAAAAGGTATGACCCAAAAGGACCTTAGCGAACTCACAGGTATAAGCGTTCCGAATATCTCCAGGATAGAGTCTGGGAAACAGAATTTATCGTACAAAATGATGTACAAGCTAGTGAGTGCCCTCGGCGGCAAGATAGCTCTCACTCCAAAAGCGGATAACTACATTAAGCTGTCCGAAGAGGCTTCAGAAATGCTCACTGAACTGAGCCAGCAGGCAGACACCACCCCGGAGGAGTTTCTGAATTCTCTTATAGAAAAGGCCGCCAAGGATTCCACAGCTGCCGGTGTGAAAGGCTAA
- a CDS encoding type II toxin-antitoxin system RelE/ParE family toxin, with translation MKDKKFTQVSSTKGSEELLLWKDYSVYLFDEDINRDFVGGFILELVKSDPSTAENIVNIIERLQGGKGLQVEMIKGKKPKIKKVEQGDKLYELREYSSKLRKHLRVYFSVDSKNKKVVFLNACFKSDDKRQNKDIKVALSRYQEYFEKHK, from the coding sequence ATGAAAGACAAGAAATTCACGCAAGTAAGCTCCACAAAGGGTTCAGAAGAATTGCTTCTATGGAAGGATTATTCCGTTTACTTGTTTGATGAAGACATAAACCGCGATTTTGTCGGGGGATTTATTTTGGAACTGGTAAAATCAGACCCATCTACAGCAGAGAATATTGTCAATATCATCGAGAGGCTCCAGGGAGGCAAAGGCTTGCAGGTCGAAATGATAAAGGGTAAGAAGCCAAAGATCAAGAAAGTTGAGCAAGGAGACAAGTTGTATGAGTTGAGAGAGTATTCAAGCAAACTGAGAAAGCACCTAAGAGTCTACTTCTCGGTTGATTCCAAGAACAAAAAAGTTGTGTTTCTCAATGCGTGCTTTAAGTCAGACGACAAGAGGCAAAATAAGGATATAAAGGTTGCTCTTTCCAGGTATCAGGAGTACTTTGAGAAGCATAAGTAA
- a CDS encoding transporter substrate-binding domain-containing protein, with product MKRISRRILFLLLLASLPLSMAMARGVTFLVNPSYSPFSYEENGSLKGLAVELVKLLSSEFGLEAEMVAMPFEEAYTKLQDGGEYALPTLVFTPQRKSQFNWVGPIAVTPTYLYARDDSRDIRSIDDARKAGKVGAVRGYYSQQLLAEQGLDTVIFDDETTLLKSLLEGGIDLAPFNYDVYKHLTENIPESSKLHATIVLDLDMTYIGFSKDVPLDTLRMWQEALDSLKSSGDFAGLYEKWLPGRPVPGIYTLLTEEYPPVTYMGDGEPEGFVIEIVRELMDRNGMKEEIFLVPWTIGYELASNLPNVLLFSMDQTEFRKPLFEWIGPVGRNTAYLYGRAGSSVAPADLEEARKVGTIATTKDWWTEQLLIDLGFTNLKSFLDPLDTVRQLMSGEADLAIFTDLTVSELVQNAGYQMENLDRLLEIQTNYFYIAASRGTDPETVLSLQKTLDSMKRDGSFEEILRKYVPNVLITPLLFQSSTPSTVMLQSVVNSLKIGELASLTLEENGSTGYVWDVGISNPNVLSLAFVKHGVVDTGKESLTGAPYEVEWTFRAERPGECVIVFSLRRPWESVHPIKTFAINVKVE from the coding sequence GTGAAGCGAATTTCGCGCAGGATACTTTTTCTTCTGTTGTTAGCGTCTCTCCCGCTTTCCATGGCGATGGCGCGGGGGGTGACCTTTCTCGTCAACCCGTCTTACAGCCCCTTCAGCTACGAGGAAAATGGCTCGCTCAAGGGTCTTGCGGTCGAACTTGTAAAATTGCTCTCGTCTGAATTCGGGCTTGAAGCGGAAATGGTCGCTATGCCCTTTGAAGAGGCTTACACGAAGCTGCAGGACGGTGGTGAGTACGCCCTGCCCACGCTAGTATTCACCCCGCAGCGGAAATCCCAGTTCAACTGGGTAGGTCCTATCGCGGTAACACCCACATACCTTTACGCCCGCGATGATTCTCGAGACATTCGTTCGATAGACGATGCAAGAAAAGCGGGGAAAGTCGGCGCCGTGCGGGGGTATTACTCCCAGCAACTCCTGGCCGAACAGGGTCTGGATACGGTGATCTTCGACGACGAGACGACTTTGTTGAAGAGCCTTCTGGAGGGCGGCATCGACCTGGCACCCTTCAACTACGATGTCTATAAGCATCTGACGGAGAACATACCTGAATCTTCAAAGTTGCACGCTACGATCGTTCTTGACCTCGATATGACCTATATAGGTTTCTCGAAGGATGTACCGCTCGATACCCTTCGGATGTGGCAGGAGGCGCTGGACAGTTTGAAAAGTTCCGGCGACTTTGCTGGACTTTATGAAAAATGGCTGCCGGGCCGTCCCGTTCCCGGTATCTATACCCTGCTCACTGAGGAGTATCCGCCCGTTACATACATGGGCGACGGAGAACCTGAAGGCTTTGTGATCGAGATAGTGAGAGAGCTCATGGATCGAAACGGTATGAAAGAAGAGATCTTCCTTGTTCCGTGGACGATAGGCTATGAACTGGCTTCGAACCTGCCCAACGTTCTTCTCTTCAGTATGGATCAGACGGAGTTTCGAAAGCCACTCTTCGAGTGGATCGGACCGGTTGGCAGGAACACGGCTTACCTTTACGGGCGGGCCGGTTCGTCAGTAGCTCCCGCCGATCTCGAAGAAGCCAGGAAGGTCGGAACGATCGCCACTACAAAGGACTGGTGGACCGAACAGCTCCTTATAGATCTGGGCTTCACGAATCTGAAGAGTTTTCTGGATCCTCTGGACACCGTGCGGCAGCTGATGAGCGGCGAAGCCGATCTCGCGATATTCACCGATCTCACCGTCAGCGAACTGGTGCAGAACGCCGGTTACCAGATGGAGAATCTAGACCGTCTGCTCGAAATCCAGACGAACTATTTCTACATCGCGGCCTCCAGAGGCACCGACCCGGAGACGGTTTTGAGTCTGCAAAAGACGCTTGACAGCATGAAACGCGACGGCAGTTTCGAAGAAATTCTTCGTAAATATGTTCCCAATGTGCTGATCACGCCGTTGCTATTTCAGTCTTCGACACCCTCTACCGTCATGCTGCAGTCGGTAGTCAACTCGCTGAAAATCGGGGAGCTGGCAAGCTTGACACTCGAAGAAAATGGGAGCACCGGTTACGTTTGGGATGTGGGGATTTCCAACCCGAATGTGCTTTCACTGGCTTTTGTAAAACATGGTGTCGTAGATACTGGAAAGGAAAGTCTCACGGGGGCCCCCTATGAAGTGGAATGGACCTTCCGGGCCGAACGTCCGGGAGAGTGCGTGATCGTCTTTTCGCTGCGGAGACCCTGGGAGAGCGTACACCCGATAAAGACCTTCGCGATAAACGTCAAAGTGGAATAG